From the Brachyhypopomus gauderio isolate BG-103 chromosome 5, BGAUD_0.2, whole genome shotgun sequence genome, one window contains:
- the ctss1 gene encoding cathepsin S, ortholog 1 isoform X5, whose product MVGRLCLALTLCQVCYGMNLSHHWISWKIEHSKTYSTVREETWRRTVWEQNVVEIMKHNVAASAGWYTYNMGTNHLTDMTTDEVNMQMNGLRLEHLPRDGANDNFTYLSEMLLIPSTVDWTEKGLVSPVENQGPCGSCWAFSAVGALEGQMRKHTGVLVPLSPQNLVDCSVAIGNHGCRGGYLSKAFTYIAQNKGIDSDCFYPYEHRDGRCRYTLQGRAGYCSGFRILPRNNELALMHAVATVGPVSVGMNANLPSFHRYRSGIYNDPLCNSRLVNHAVLVVGYGTENEQDYWLIKNSWGITWGEKGFFRVPRNKNQCGIATFAIYPTL is encoded by the exons atGGTGGGTCGACTTTGTCTAGCTCTGACTCTTTGTCAGGTGTGCTATGGAATGAATCTCAGCCATCACTGGATATCCTGGAAAATTGAACACAGTAAAACATACAGCACAGTG agGGAGGAGACCTGGAGGAGAACAGTTTGGGAGCAGAATGTTGTAGAAATTATGAAACACAACGTGGCAGCATCAGCAGGATGGTACACCTACAACATGGGCACCAATCACCTGACAGACATG acaacAGATGAAGTGAACATGCAGATGAACGGTCTGCGGCTGGAACATCTTCCTCgtgatggtgctaacgacaatTTCACTTACCTGAGTGAAATGCTCCTGATTCCCTCGACTGTGGACTGGACTGAGAAGGGTCTGGTTAGCCCTGTGGaaaaccag ggtccaTGTGGATCATGCTGGGCCTTCAGTGCTGTCGGAGCCCTCGAGGGACAGATGAGGAAGCACACAGGGGTTCTGGTTCCTCTCAGCCCACAGAATCTGGTGGACTGCAGTGTTGCCATTGGCAACCATGGCTGCAGAGGGGGCTATCTCAGCAAGGCCTTCACTTACATCGCTCAAAACAAAGGCATCGACTCAGACTGCTTCTATCCCTACGAGcacagg GACGGAAGGTGTCGTTACACTCTGCAGGGAAGAGCTGGTTACTGTTCAGGTTTCCGGATTCTTCCACGGAATAACGAGTTAGCACTAATGCACGCGGTGGCCACAGTGGGACCTGTGTCTGTGGGCATGAATGCCAATCTACCCTCATTCCACAGATACAGAagtg GCATTTACAATGATCCATTATGTAACTCTCGGCTGGTTAACCACGCTGTTTTGGTGGTGGGCTATGGAACAGAGAACGAACAAGACTACTGGCTTATCAAAAACAG CTGGGGTATCACATGGGGAGAGAAGGGATTTTTTCGAGTGCCCCGAAACAAGAACCAGTGTGGGATCGCCACGTTTGCCATTTACCCGACACTCTGA
- the ctss1 gene encoding cathepsin S, ortholog 1 isoform X6, translating to MIPDIRTNHLTDMTTDEVNMQMNGLRLEHLPRDGANDNFTYLSEMLLIPSTVDWTEKGLVSPVENQGPCGSCWAFSAVGALEGQMRKHTGVLVPLSPQNLVDCSVAIGNHGCRGGYLSKAFTYIAQNKGIDSDCFYPYEHRDGRCRYTLQGRAGYCSGFRILPRNNELALMHAVATVGPVSVGMNANLPSFHRYRSGIYNDPLCNSRLVNHAVLVVGYGTENEQDYWLIKNRYAHNHKHTNFARMCPHFYKSSGTTWWPDLGMYQFKIIVYLLFLFSVSWGITWGEKGFFRVPRNKNQCGIATFAIYPTL from the exons ATGATCCCTGACATCAGAACCAATCACCTGACAGACATG acaacAGATGAAGTGAACATGCAGATGAACGGTCTGCGGCTGGAACATCTTCCTCgtgatggtgctaacgacaatTTCACTTACCTGAGTGAAATGCTCCTGATTCCCTCGACTGTGGACTGGACTGAGAAGGGTCTGGTTAGCCCTGTGGaaaaccag ggtccaTGTGGATCATGCTGGGCCTTCAGTGCTGTCGGAGCCCTCGAGGGACAGATGAGGAAGCACACAGGGGTTCTGGTTCCTCTCAGCCCACAGAATCTGGTGGACTGCAGTGTTGCCATTGGCAACCATGGCTGCAGAGGGGGCTATCTCAGCAAGGCCTTCACTTACATCGCTCAAAACAAAGGCATCGACTCAGACTGCTTCTATCCCTACGAGcacagg GACGGAAGGTGTCGTTACACTCTGCAGGGAAGAGCTGGTTACTGTTCAGGTTTCCGGATTCTTCCACGGAATAACGAGTTAGCACTAATGCACGCGGTGGCCACAGTGGGACCTGTGTCTGTGGGCATGAATGCCAATCTACCCTCATTCCACAGATACAGAagtg GCATTTACAATGATCCATTATGTAACTCTCGGCTGGTTAACCACGCTGTTTTGGTGGTGGGCTATGGAACAGAGAACGAACAAGACTACTGGCTTATCAAAAACAGGTATGCACACAATCATAAACACACAAATTTTGCTAGAATGTGTCCACATTTCTACAAATCCTCTGGCACCACCTGGTGGCCAGATTTAGGAATGTATCAATTTAAGATAATTGTATATttactgtttttgttttctgtcaGCTGGGGTATCACATGGGGAGAGAAGGGATTTTTTCGAGTGCCCCGAAACAAGAACCAGTGTGGGATCGCCACGTTTGCCATTTACCCGACACTCTGA
- the ctss1 gene encoding cathepsin S, ortholog 1 isoform X2, whose protein sequence is MVGRLCLALTLCQVCYGMNLSHHWISWKIEHSKTYSTVREETWRRTVWEQNVVEIMKHNVAASAGWYTYNMGTNHLTDMTTDEVNMQMNGLRLEHLPRDGANDNFTYLSEMLLIPSTVDWTEKGLVSPVENQGPCGSCWAFSAVGALEGQMRKHTGVLVPLSPQNLVDCSVAIGNHGCRGGYLSKAFTYIAQNKGIDSDCFYPYEHRDGRCRYTLQGRAGYCSGFRILPRNNELALMHAVATVGPVSVGMNANLPSFHRYRSGIYNDPLCNSRLVNHAVLVVGYGTENEQDYWLIKNRYAHNHKHTNFARMCPHFYKSSGTTWWPDLGMYQFKIIVYLLFLFSVSWGITWGEKGFFRVPRNKNQCGIATFAIYPTL, encoded by the exons atGGTGGGTCGACTTTGTCTAGCTCTGACTCTTTGTCAGGTGTGCTATGGAATGAATCTCAGCCATCACTGGATATCCTGGAAAATTGAACACAGTAAAACATACAGCACAGTG agGGAGGAGACCTGGAGGAGAACAGTTTGGGAGCAGAATGTTGTAGAAATTATGAAACACAACGTGGCAGCATCAGCAGGATGGTACACCTACAACATGGGCACCAATCACCTGACAGACATG acaacAGATGAAGTGAACATGCAGATGAACGGTCTGCGGCTGGAACATCTTCCTCgtgatggtgctaacgacaatTTCACTTACCTGAGTGAAATGCTCCTGATTCCCTCGACTGTGGACTGGACTGAGAAGGGTCTGGTTAGCCCTGTGGaaaaccag ggtccaTGTGGATCATGCTGGGCCTTCAGTGCTGTCGGAGCCCTCGAGGGACAGATGAGGAAGCACACAGGGGTTCTGGTTCCTCTCAGCCCACAGAATCTGGTGGACTGCAGTGTTGCCATTGGCAACCATGGCTGCAGAGGGGGCTATCTCAGCAAGGCCTTCACTTACATCGCTCAAAACAAAGGCATCGACTCAGACTGCTTCTATCCCTACGAGcacagg GACGGAAGGTGTCGTTACACTCTGCAGGGAAGAGCTGGTTACTGTTCAGGTTTCCGGATTCTTCCACGGAATAACGAGTTAGCACTAATGCACGCGGTGGCCACAGTGGGACCTGTGTCTGTGGGCATGAATGCCAATCTACCCTCATTCCACAGATACAGAagtg GCATTTACAATGATCCATTATGTAACTCTCGGCTGGTTAACCACGCTGTTTTGGTGGTGGGCTATGGAACAGAGAACGAACAAGACTACTGGCTTATCAAAAACAGGTATGCACACAATCATAAACACACAAATTTTGCTAGAATGTGTCCACATTTCTACAAATCCTCTGGCACCACCTGGTGGCCAGATTTAGGAATGTATCAATTTAAGATAATTGTATATttactgtttttgttttctgtcaGCTGGGGTATCACATGGGGAGAGAAGGGATTTTTTCGAGTGCCCCGAAACAAGAACCAGTGTGGGATCGCCACGTTTGCCATTTACCCGACACTCTGA
- the ctss1 gene encoding cathepsin S, ortholog 1 isoform X4, with the protein MLLPVSVQSTGQLKQELQVCYGMNLSHHWISWKIEHSKTYSTVREETWRRTVWEQNVVEIMKHNVAASAGWYTYNMGTNHLTDMTTDEVNMQMNGLRLEHLPRDGANDNFTYLSEMLLIPSTVDWTEKGLVSPVENQGPCGSCWAFSAVGALEGQMRKHTGVLVPLSPQNLVDCSVAIGNHGCRGGYLSKAFTYIAQNKGIDSDCFYPYEHRDGRCRYTLQGRAGYCSGFRILPRNNELALMHAVATVGPVSVGMNANLPSFHRYRSGIYNDPLCNSRLVNHAVLVVGYGTENEQDYWLIKNSWGITWGEKGFFRVPRNKNQCGIATFAIYPTL; encoded by the exons ATGCTTCTTCCTGTTTCAGTACAGAGCACCGGGCAGCTTAAACAAGAACTGCAG GTGTGCTATGGAATGAATCTCAGCCATCACTGGATATCCTGGAAAATTGAACACAGTAAAACATACAGCACAGTG agGGAGGAGACCTGGAGGAGAACAGTTTGGGAGCAGAATGTTGTAGAAATTATGAAACACAACGTGGCAGCATCAGCAGGATGGTACACCTACAACATGGGCACCAATCACCTGACAGACATG acaacAGATGAAGTGAACATGCAGATGAACGGTCTGCGGCTGGAACATCTTCCTCgtgatggtgctaacgacaatTTCACTTACCTGAGTGAAATGCTCCTGATTCCCTCGACTGTGGACTGGACTGAGAAGGGTCTGGTTAGCCCTGTGGaaaaccag ggtccaTGTGGATCATGCTGGGCCTTCAGTGCTGTCGGAGCCCTCGAGGGACAGATGAGGAAGCACACAGGGGTTCTGGTTCCTCTCAGCCCACAGAATCTGGTGGACTGCAGTGTTGCCATTGGCAACCATGGCTGCAGAGGGGGCTATCTCAGCAAGGCCTTCACTTACATCGCTCAAAACAAAGGCATCGACTCAGACTGCTTCTATCCCTACGAGcacagg GACGGAAGGTGTCGTTACACTCTGCAGGGAAGAGCTGGTTACTGTTCAGGTTTCCGGATTCTTCCACGGAATAACGAGTTAGCACTAATGCACGCGGTGGCCACAGTGGGACCTGTGTCTGTGGGCATGAATGCCAATCTACCCTCATTCCACAGATACAGAagtg GCATTTACAATGATCCATTATGTAACTCTCGGCTGGTTAACCACGCTGTTTTGGTGGTGGGCTATGGAACAGAGAACGAACAAGACTACTGGCTTATCAAAAACAG CTGGGGTATCACATGGGGAGAGAAGGGATTTTTTCGAGTGCCCCGAAACAAGAACCAGTGTGGGATCGCCACGTTTGCCATTTACCCGACACTCTGA
- the ctss1 gene encoding cathepsin S, ortholog 1 isoform X3, translating into MNLSHHWISWKIEHSKTYSTVREETWRRTVWEQNVVEIMKHNVAASAGWYTYNMGTNHLTDMTTDEVNMQMNGLRLEHLPRDGANDNFTYLSEMLLIPSTVDWTEKGLVSPVENQGPCGSCWAFSAVGALEGQMRKHTGVLVPLSPQNLVDCSVAIGNHGCRGGYLSKAFTYIAQNKGIDSDCFYPYEHRDGRCRYTLQGRAGYCSGFRILPRNNELALMHAVATVGPVSVGMNANLPSFHRYRSGIYNDPLCNSRLVNHAVLVVGYGTENEQDYWLIKNRYAHNHKHTNFARMCPHFYKSSGTTWWPDLGMYQFKIIVYLLFLFSVSWGITWGEKGFFRVPRNKNQCGIATFAIYPTL; encoded by the exons ATGAATCTCAGCCATCACTGGATATCCTGGAAAATTGAACACAGTAAAACATACAGCACAGTG agGGAGGAGACCTGGAGGAGAACAGTTTGGGAGCAGAATGTTGTAGAAATTATGAAACACAACGTGGCAGCATCAGCAGGATGGTACACCTACAACATGGGCACCAATCACCTGACAGACATG acaacAGATGAAGTGAACATGCAGATGAACGGTCTGCGGCTGGAACATCTTCCTCgtgatggtgctaacgacaatTTCACTTACCTGAGTGAAATGCTCCTGATTCCCTCGACTGTGGACTGGACTGAGAAGGGTCTGGTTAGCCCTGTGGaaaaccag ggtccaTGTGGATCATGCTGGGCCTTCAGTGCTGTCGGAGCCCTCGAGGGACAGATGAGGAAGCACACAGGGGTTCTGGTTCCTCTCAGCCCACAGAATCTGGTGGACTGCAGTGTTGCCATTGGCAACCATGGCTGCAGAGGGGGCTATCTCAGCAAGGCCTTCACTTACATCGCTCAAAACAAAGGCATCGACTCAGACTGCTTCTATCCCTACGAGcacagg GACGGAAGGTGTCGTTACACTCTGCAGGGAAGAGCTGGTTACTGTTCAGGTTTCCGGATTCTTCCACGGAATAACGAGTTAGCACTAATGCACGCGGTGGCCACAGTGGGACCTGTGTCTGTGGGCATGAATGCCAATCTACCCTCATTCCACAGATACAGAagtg GCATTTACAATGATCCATTATGTAACTCTCGGCTGGTTAACCACGCTGTTTTGGTGGTGGGCTATGGAACAGAGAACGAACAAGACTACTGGCTTATCAAAAACAGGTATGCACACAATCATAAACACACAAATTTTGCTAGAATGTGTCCACATTTCTACAAATCCTCTGGCACCACCTGGTGGCCAGATTTAGGAATGTATCAATTTAAGATAATTGTATATttactgtttttgttttctgtcaGCTGGGGTATCACATGGGGAGAGAAGGGATTTTTTCGAGTGCCCCGAAACAAGAACCAGTGTGGGATCGCCACGTTTGCCATTTACCCGACACTCTGA
- the ctss1 gene encoding cathepsin S, ortholog 1 isoform X1 — translation MLLPVSVQSTGQLKQELQVCYGMNLSHHWISWKIEHSKTYSTVREETWRRTVWEQNVVEIMKHNVAASAGWYTYNMGTNHLTDMTTDEVNMQMNGLRLEHLPRDGANDNFTYLSEMLLIPSTVDWTEKGLVSPVENQGPCGSCWAFSAVGALEGQMRKHTGVLVPLSPQNLVDCSVAIGNHGCRGGYLSKAFTYIAQNKGIDSDCFYPYEHRDGRCRYTLQGRAGYCSGFRILPRNNELALMHAVATVGPVSVGMNANLPSFHRYRSGIYNDPLCNSRLVNHAVLVVGYGTENEQDYWLIKNRYAHNHKHTNFARMCPHFYKSSGTTWWPDLGMYQFKIIVYLLFLFSVSWGITWGEKGFFRVPRNKNQCGIATFAIYPTL, via the exons ATGCTTCTTCCTGTTTCAGTACAGAGCACCGGGCAGCTTAAACAAGAACTGCAG GTGTGCTATGGAATGAATCTCAGCCATCACTGGATATCCTGGAAAATTGAACACAGTAAAACATACAGCACAGTG agGGAGGAGACCTGGAGGAGAACAGTTTGGGAGCAGAATGTTGTAGAAATTATGAAACACAACGTGGCAGCATCAGCAGGATGGTACACCTACAACATGGGCACCAATCACCTGACAGACATG acaacAGATGAAGTGAACATGCAGATGAACGGTCTGCGGCTGGAACATCTTCCTCgtgatggtgctaacgacaatTTCACTTACCTGAGTGAAATGCTCCTGATTCCCTCGACTGTGGACTGGACTGAGAAGGGTCTGGTTAGCCCTGTGGaaaaccag ggtccaTGTGGATCATGCTGGGCCTTCAGTGCTGTCGGAGCCCTCGAGGGACAGATGAGGAAGCACACAGGGGTTCTGGTTCCTCTCAGCCCACAGAATCTGGTGGACTGCAGTGTTGCCATTGGCAACCATGGCTGCAGAGGGGGCTATCTCAGCAAGGCCTTCACTTACATCGCTCAAAACAAAGGCATCGACTCAGACTGCTTCTATCCCTACGAGcacagg GACGGAAGGTGTCGTTACACTCTGCAGGGAAGAGCTGGTTACTGTTCAGGTTTCCGGATTCTTCCACGGAATAACGAGTTAGCACTAATGCACGCGGTGGCCACAGTGGGACCTGTGTCTGTGGGCATGAATGCCAATCTACCCTCATTCCACAGATACAGAagtg GCATTTACAATGATCCATTATGTAACTCTCGGCTGGTTAACCACGCTGTTTTGGTGGTGGGCTATGGAACAGAGAACGAACAAGACTACTGGCTTATCAAAAACAGGTATGCACACAATCATAAACACACAAATTTTGCTAGAATGTGTCCACATTTCTACAAATCCTCTGGCACCACCTGGTGGCCAGATTTAGGAATGTATCAATTTAAGATAATTGTATATttactgtttttgttttctgtcaGCTGGGGTATCACATGGGGAGAGAAGGGATTTTTTCGAGTGCCCCGAAACAAGAACCAGTGTGGGATCGCCACGTTTGCCATTTACCCGACACTCTGA